The genomic DNA TGCGCTTTTTCTTCGTTACCACCATTTTCACGTAGCATTCTTTCAACAGTTAATTGCCTAAATACCACCGCAATCATTTGGAAGGTTGAGCCACTTCCCAAACCAGCCGTAGCAAATAACAACATAAAACCAATAAAGAACAATTTGAAATTACCGTTGGCCGATGCTTCGCCTGGTAAGAAATAGAAAATTGACGCAGTAAAGATAGCCATTAATACAAAGTTAATGGTAGTGACTTTTATTCCACCAAGTTTATCGGATAATGCCCCGCCCACAGGTCGCATAAAGGCGCCTAATAATGGGCCCAAGAATGCAATATGGATAATATCTACCGTTGGGAATTGGGTTTTGGTTAACATGGCAAAACCGGCTGAAAAGCCAATAAATGAACCAAAAGTCGATAAATATAAGAAACTCAACACCCACATATGAGGGCGTTTTAATACTGGCAGTTGATCGGAAATAGACGCTTTAGCGGTGGCGATATCATTCATACCAAACCATGCCGCTAAGGTGGTTATTACGATAAACGGAACCCAAATGAGAGGTGCGTTTGCGAGCCATAACATGCTGCCATCGGGTTGTTGAGAACCAGAAACAAAGAAGCTAAAGATCCCCATAGAAACCGTAAGTGGCGCAAATAACTGCATCACACTCACGCCAAGATTGCCTAAGCCACCATTTAAGCCCAGCGCGCCACCTTGTTTATGTTTTGGGAAGAAGAAACTGATGTTTGACATGCTTGAGGCAAAGTTGCCGCCAGCAAAACCACACAGTAGAGAAATTAAGACAAAAATAGAATAGGGCGTATTTGAATCTTGAACGGCAATGGATAGCCAGATGCAGGGTACTGCCAGGAAGGCAGTTGTGAAGGCAGTCCAACGACGGCCACCTATAATAGGGACCATAAAGGAATAAGGGATACGCATGATCGCGCCAGAGGCTGAAGGTAGCGCCGTTAACAAAAACAGTTGATCGGTAGTAAAGGTAAATCCTACTCGATTAAGGTTAATAGAAACCGTGCTAAACATCATCCAAACACAGAAAGAAAGTAATAGACAGGGAATAGAAATCCATAAATTCTTACGGGCAATATGTTGGCCTTCCTGTTGCCAAAACGTTGGGTCTTCCGGTACCCAATGGGTTAACACCTTGCTAATATTTTTACTCTTATGAATGGTCGATTCCATTTCAAAATCCTTACTAAGTCTGCAAAATAGACGCTAGCTTTGACCTATTTTTAAGGGGGCTTTTTGACTCATATCAATTGAATGGCAGTTTTTTAGAGGTATAAAGGTGATACCATTCCTATATAGGTACTATTTATATGGTTATTATTTTGTTTATTATTAATAGGTTACATTTAATTGTTGAAGGGTAGGTATCAAAATATAAAGTAATGGATATTAAGTAATACCTATAAATGATTATATGGTTCTATTTCAGAAAGCATAAAATATAACCTTACTCTTTGTGAAAGATTGCCATGAAGCGAATTCAATTAAAGCAAGTTCAAGTAAAGCAAGCTAAATCAAAGCAAGCTCGGTCAAAACAGACGCTTGCGAGTCCTCTGTGGAATCCATTTTCGCTCGTCAATCAAGTATCTCTATCTATGCTGGTGATCACGGTATGCGCGATCATCGGTATGTCGGTTTCTGCCTGGGTTGCTAATAGTATTCAGGGAAATGCTCACGCGATTAACCGAATTGGTTTTATGCGGATGCAGAGTTTTGAATTGTTATCATTATTACCGCTTAATCAACAGACAAGTGAGGTGCTATCCGTTACCGATAAGAGTAGCCATTCCCAATTTCTAGAAGAGTATATTCATGAACGCGGCCTTTCAGATGAATATAAAAAGGTACATCGTTATTGGCTAGAGGAGGTTAAACCCACTTTGCTTGAGGCGCATAGTCCAGACGGCGCAAGGCAAGTTATCACCCAATATGTGGATCAATTAGATCAATTGGTGCATTTAATTGATAAAGAAACAGAACATCGTTTATGGGTTTTGAAATCCTTACAGACGACGTTCATCATTTTATTATTACTGATTTTATTTGCCAATGTAGTGCATTTACGTAGCCGTATTTTTCACCCTTGGCGTCAGTTATTGACCATGGCTTTTGAGTTAAAAAATGGTCATTTACAATCTCGCTTTCCAGTGAATAATAAAAAAGATGAACTGAATCAATTAGGTATTATGTTTAACAGCATGGCAGATAAGCTCGAGAGTATGTACTCAAACCTCGAAACGTTAGTGGAAAGCAAAACGGAGAGTCTGACTCATAAAAATAGGTTGCTCGATTTTTTGTATCGCTCCAGTGGGGTTTTGATTTTAGATAATAGTGAGAGATATTGTGCTTTATTTTCCCCAATAGTATTCGAGCTTAGAGATATCACTGGTTATCAAAACATTACTTTAGAAATAGCGGATTACCATAAGTCGGGCAATTGCCAAGTGATTTCAACTGCGCAGCATCAAAGACCGGAAAACTGTTTGGATCTGAGTTGTGAAGCTTGTTTCTTTTCGATATCTGAACCATTACCGAACACGAATGGTGAGGTTAAAGTGTGGGAACTTGAGGATGGGTTACGCAGTTATGGCCGATTAAAAATTGAGTTTTTGCATGATCAAGCTCCCTCGGAAGATAATCTGCAATTTATTGACACGTTAAGTAAACAAATTACTCGCTCTTTAGCCTCTAAATACCAAGAACATTTAAATAGTGAATTAATGTTAGCCAATGAGCGTGCGACGATTGCTCGTGAATTGCATGATTCCATTGCTCAATCTTTGTCTTGTTTGAAGATCCGTTTGAGTTGCTTGCAAATGCAAAGCAGTCATTTTTCGGATGATCAAAAAAACTTGGTCAAAGAAATGCGTCAGGAAGTAGATACGGCCTATACCCAACTGCGCCATTTGCTCGCGACGTTTAGATTGAAATTAACGGAGCCCGGTTTATTAGCGGCATTGGAAAATACGGTTGAAGAATTTAATGAAAAATTGGGGTTAATGATCCACTTAAACTTTGAAGTGCCGGCCAATAGTATCTCTTCCCACCAAGCAGTGCATATTGTGCATATTGTTCGTGAAGCATTATCCAACATCTATAAACATGCAAATGCCAGCATGGTTCATATTGACGCTAAATATGATGTTAATAATCAAAAAGTTTCTGTGACAGTAACGGATAATGGTTGTGGCATGAATACAATTACTGAACCTAAAAATCATTACGGTCTCACTATTATGAGAGATAGAGCCAAGTTGCTACCTGGCAAGCTCAATATTAAATCAGAATCAGGGGTAGGAACGCGTATTAATATTGAGTTCTCACCACAATAAAAAAGGTATTGCTATGGAATTACAACACACCAATAAATCAACCATATTATTAATTGATGATCACCCAATGTTATGCAGAGGCGTGAAACATTTAATTGAAATGAATGGCAATATGCAAGTCGTAGCAATGGCTCACACTGGCACAGATGGCATAGCATTGGCGAAAGAACATGATCCGGACCTTATTTTATTGGATCTTAATATGCCTGAGATGAATGGCTTAGAAACCTTACGTGAATTGCGAAATGGCCACCTATCGAGCCGAGTCGTTGTGTTTACAGTCTCGAATTATAAAGGTGATTTAACCAATGCCATTAAGTTAGGTGCCGATGGCTATTTACTAAAAGACATGGAACCTGAAGAATTAATAAAAGCTATTGATCAAGCTTGTAACGGGCAAATGGTACTAAGCCCAGAAATGACCCCGATTTTAATGGAAGGTTTACGCAGTAAAAAAGAAGCGCCACGTGGAATTGACAGTTTAACCAAACGGGAATTTCAAACCTTAAAGCTGGTTGCAACGGGAATGACGAATAAGATGATTGCTCGTAAATTGGATATTGCCGAAGGGACAGTGAAAGTTCACGTTAAAAGTTTGCTAAAAAAATTGAATTTGCACTCGCGTGTCGAAATGGCGGTGTGGGTACATGAAGAGAATATCTGTTAACCCTTAAGCTTGGGGGAGTATCCGAGACGGGTATATTCAAGTTATTTTCCAAGTGTTTAAAATCTTAGTATATGAATTCGGTAATGAAAAAAAGCGGGCCTATGAGACCCGCGAAAGAGGAGGAAGTGCTCCTTTTAGGGAGGAGCTTGTTTAGGGATTAGATTATTTAGGGTATTTAAGTTATTTAAGGGTTAGCTTACTGCCTCAATTTTTGCTTGATCGGCAGGTTTAACATTTCTTCGTCTTTCGGATAACACGACGAGTAAACGCTGCAAGCCAATAAAACAAAATAATAAAATACCGATGATGATTTTTGTCCACCAAGAGCTTAAGGTACCATCAAAGGTGATGTATGTTTGGATCAATCCTTGAATTAATACGCCAAATAATGAACCTAAAACCGTACCGACGCCACCCGATAATAGGGTGCCTCCGATGACAACCGCCGCAATACCATCAAGTTCAACACCGACTGCTGCAAGCGGGTAGCCTGCCGACGTGTAAATGGCAAATACAATACCGGCTAAAGTGGCTAGTAGGCTCGACAGCATATAAATACGGATGTTGGTTTGACGAACCGGCACGCCCATCAAGGCGGCAGACTGAGCATTACCGCCAATCGCATAGACGTTATTACCAAATCGAGTTCGGTGAGCGAGATAGATCCCAAAAGCGACAACCGCAAGCATGATAATGGCAATTAAGCTTAATCGACCGCCTCCCCAAATCTTCCATGATGCTCGGGACAGTTCTCTAAACATTGGGTGTACGATGGGAATCGACTGCTCTGAAATAATAAAACTGGCGCCACGTAAAAAGAACATACCCGCCAATGTAATGATGAAAGGTGGGATTTTTAAGGTATCAATAAACCAGCCCATCATTGCGCCAAACATGGCACCCATCGCAAGCACAATCGGTATCGCGACCACTGGATTGACTCCCCAGTCACCGACCATTTTAGCGAGCAGTACTCCAGTAAAGGCAACCACGGCACCAACCGAAAGGTCGATTCCCCCAGAGAGGATCACGAAGGTCATGCCGACCGCGATAATTCCGAGAAATGCATTATCGGTTAAGATATTGCAAATTACTCGAGTGGTTAAAAAGGCAGGGTATTCGACTAGGCAAATGATATAGCCTAGGAAAAACACCCCAATAGTGATCATTAAAGGTAAGTGGCGCTTAATCATAATTTACCTCTCTTTAATGAATTTAAAACCGTAGAAGATTGCAATACGAGAACGACGAGAACCACTAAAGCCTTCACGATTAAGTTCCATTGCGGCTGGTAGCCAGAGAGTAATATTCCGGTATTTACGCCTTGGATAATCAGCGCACCAACTAAAGCGAGGAATAAATGAAAGCGGCCGCCCATTAACGCGGTACCACCAATCACTACCGCTAATATCGCGTCCATTTCCAACCATAAACCCGCATTATTGGCATCGGCTCCTCGAATATCGGCGGCGACAATAATGCCGGCAATGGCTGCCATTAATCCGCTCAACATGTAAGTGGAAATCACGATAACCGGGGTGTTTACGCCAGCATTTTTGGCGGCACGGATATTAATCCCGACCGATTCAATAAATAAGCCGAGCGCAGTTTTTTTGGTAAGCATCCAGATAAACAAAGTACACAGTAGTGTGATAACGACTGGGGTTGGGAAGTAGAGGAAAGAACCACTGCCTAACCATGCTAAAGCGTCGTTATTGAAGGTGATGATTTGCCCTTCAGTAATCAGCTGAGCGATACCTCGTCCTGCCACCATCAATATTAAGGTGGCAACAATCGGCTGAATTTTAAATACAGCGACTAAGAAGCCATTCCATAAATCACAGGCAAGACCTGCTGCCAGCGACGCTAAAATTACCACCGGGATGGAATATTCTTGAGCGGCTAAGCTGGCCATAGTCGCACCGCTGATCGCCATGACCGCGCCAACCGATAAATCGATCCCGCCAGTGGCGATCACGAGTGTCATACCTAGGGTAAGTAGGGCAACTGGAGCACAGCGATTTAAAATATCAATCACACTGCCAAATAAGCGTCCATCTTGGATATGAATTGAGAAGAAACCATCCGAGACAAGGCTGTTGATCAGCAAAACTAAAATTAAGGCTGCAATTTGTGGTGCGCCTTTAGGCACCTTGAATTTGAACTTTGAAGGTTGTTCTGGTTTTGGTTTTAGAGAATCTTGAACCGTTTGGGACCTCATGCTGCACCTCCTTGGGCAATAGCTTGCATGATTGCAGGAACCGTTAATGTTTCGGTTGGAATTTCTGATACTTGTTTTTTATCTCTCAGCACAATCACTCGGTCTGCATAACCGACCAGTTCTTCAAGCTCGGAAGAGATAACTAACAAGGCGAGCCCATCTGCGCACAATGACTCAATTAAACGAATGATTTCAGCATGTGCACCAACATCAATCCCGCGGGTCGGCTCATCTAAAATCAAGAATTTCGGTTTGGTTAATAACCAACGAGCAAGTAGAACTTTTTGTTGATTACCGCCAGACAGAAATTCTATCGGTTGTTCCATATTTGGGGTTTTAATACCTAGCTGCTCAATAAAGCGAGTGGCGATGGTTTCTTGTTCTTTCTGCGAAATAGGTTTGAACCAACCACGTTGTGCTTGCAGCGCGAGGATAATATTTTCTCTCACGGATGCTGCGCCAATAATGCCATCGGTTTTTCTATCTTCAGGACAAAAGCCTAAACCTGAGCGAGAAGCTTTTCTGGCAGAATGAATGGTGAGTTTTTCGCCTTTGAAAGTACATTGGCCACTGTCATTGGGTTGAATACCAAAAATGACTTCCGCGGTTTCGGTTCGGCCCGAGCCGAGTAAACCTGCCAGCCCAACGATTTCTCCGGGATACACATCAAGATCAAAAGGATGAATGGTGCCTTTCTTGCCGTAATTTTTAAGCTGGATAGTAGGCGTATCACTTAAGCGGGTTTTACCAGCACGTTTCAGCGCGTTATCAGCAAGATCTTTACCTAGCATCATTTTGATTAATTCAATACGTGGTAGATCTTTGGTGACTCGTGTCCCTATAAACTGCCCATTACGCAAAACGGTAATGCGGTCAGAAATGTCATAGACTTGCTCAAGAAAGTGAGTAATGAAAATTAAGCTAATCCCTTGTTGCTTTAAGTCATTCATGATGCGAAATAGCATCTTTACTTCATTGTTATCTAGGCTAGCGGTGGGCTCATCTAATATTAATATTTTGGCGGATAAAGAGACCGCCCGCGCAATCGCGATGACTTGTTGAATCGCAACCGAAAAATGGTTAAGAGGCTGGGTGACATCAATATTCAGACCATAGTGTTTTACCAATTCTTTGGATTTTTCAGTCATGGCCTTACGATCAACAAATCCCCATTTCTTAGGCTCATGGCCGATAAATAAATTATCCACCACTGACATGTTAGGCAGTAAGTTGACTTCTTGATAAACCGTACCTATGCCGAGTTGTTGGGCATGTGAAGTATCGGTTGGATTAATTGCTTGGTTTTCTAATAATACTTCACCGCTGTCTTTTTGATATACACCAGTGAGCACTTTAATTAAGGTGGATTTTCCCGCACCATTTTCACCTAATAAGGCCATGATTTCGCCATGTTGTAGCTCAAAATCGACATTATCGAGCGCGCGAACCCCAGGGAAAGATTTAGATATTCCTTTGGTTTGCAGTAGAGGTGTGGCTGAGCGTCCTTGCTCAGATTTAATTTGTGACATAGTGACTCCGTTAATGCTCTTGTAATACCAATTTCAACAAGTAACTGATCGCTTAGCTTGCTAAAAACGCGAGCATGACTTTTCCTTCAACGGGCTAGCTCTAGATATAGGTGAGCATGAAAAGGCAGTGATTATCGATCGCTGTTTTTATTAGCGGCTTACCATCGCCTTACATGCTCACAGATTTCAAGTGGCGTGAATTACACGCATTGATTATCGATTAATATCCCATGTCTTTTTTCAGAGCGAGTTGCTCTTTAGCGCTACCTGGTTCAAATAGCGTCGTTTCGGTTTTGATGTGTTTTGGCGGCACAGTGCCGTCTTCTTTGTATTTGATTAGCGCATCATAAGCAGGGCCAGCCATATTTGGCGTAAGCTCTACTGTTGCATTCGCATCACCAGCCATCATGGCTTTAAAGATATCTGGCACACCATCAATAGAGACGATGTAAATATCGCTACCCGGTTTTAGCCCGGCTTCTTTAATCGATTGAATAGCGCCGATCGCCATATCATCGTTGTGAGCAAATACCGCACAAATATTCTTACCGTTATCTTCGGCTTTAATGAAGCTCTCCATGACTTCTTTACCTTTACTACGGGTAAATTCGCCAGATTGAGTACGGATAATTTTTAGATTGTCGGCAGAAGCGATGGCGTCTTGGAAGCCTTTTTTACGGTCGATAGCCACACTAGCGCCTACCGTACCTTGCAGCTCAACTACGTTACATGACTTATCGCCGACTGTGTCGATCAGCCACTTACCAGCTAATTCACCTTCCAGCACGTTGTCCGCCATTACTGCGGTCATATAAAGTGAATCATCTTGCACATCGATGCCACGGTCGAGTAGGAAGACCGGAATATCGTAATCCTTGGCTTCTTCTAGCACAGGGCCCCAGCCAGTTTGTACCACTGGCGCGATAAAGATGGCATCAACCCCTTGGGCAATGAAAGAGCGAACCGCTTTAATTTGGTTTTCTTGTTTTTGCTGCGCATCGGAAATTTTTAATGTGATGCCGCGCTTTTCAGCTTCTGTTTTAGCTACGCTGGTTTCCGCTGCTCGCCAACCAGACTCTGATCCTATTTGAGAAAAGCCTACCGTGAGGTCTTGAGCAAAAATGGAAGGAGATACTAGGGCGGCGCTGACCATGGCAGTTAAGGTTAATTTTTTTAGCATAATATTGTCCTTTTTATTATTGATACGCGAGATGGATAAACGTCCTTTCATCTCTATGCATGATGAAGATAGCTAAAGAAAATTAAAAGAAGCATGTAAATGGTCACATTAGGCTTTAAGTAGCTATTATATCCATAAAGATAGCGGAGCTGTCCATAATGATCACTTGACTGATTTAGTATTAAAAACAATATGATAGGTTAGACTAAAGTCTTAATTTTACTGGCAGGAGATGTTGAAAAAGCCTAAAAAGAAAAATTCTTTATAGGCTGATTTAAATAGGTTTATCAATAATGCGCTAGGCTTACAAACGGTCGTTCAAATAAGCTTGATAATCTGGAATTTCTATATCTACTTCTTGCTCTAATAGTTCAGAGTTAAACAAAAATTTAGCAGTGGCACGGTTCGTAGCAACAGGAATATTCCATACTGATGCGATACGAAGTAAAGCTTTTACATCGGGGTCATGAGGGACGGCGTTAAGAGGATCCCAAAAGAAAATCATCATATCAATTTTACCTTCAGAGATCAGCGCGCCAAGTTGTTGATCGCCACCCATAGGGCCGCTAATTAAACTTTTAATGGCAAGGCCAGTTTCTTTACTCAGCATATTGCCGGTTGTGCCTGTGGCATATAAAAAGTGTTTTTGAAGTTTCTCTTTATTTTCAACTACCCAACGCAATAATTCTGGCTTGTAGTGATCATGTGCGACGAGCGCAATATTTTTATGTGCAGGCATAGTTCGAATGGTTTTTTTCATTATTATTACCCTGAATGTTCGATAAATATTTTATTTGTAGCGACGGTATACGGCGCTTAAGTTACACACAGCATAAGGGAATTATTGGAAAATAAATAGGCTTGAAATTCACTTCAAACCTATTTATTGAGATCTTTTTGAACCGAAGAATTATCGGTTCTCAAATCGGTTGTAATCGAGAAGACCTGCTTCTATTGGCTGATCTTTTTCATACCATTTGTGTAACTTGTCACTAAATTGCCAGAAATTTTTATCACTACGACGAACACCATATTTATTTAGGATAGCAACATAATCATTGTCTTCTTTTATGGTCGATAACCGTTGATAAAAATCGCTGATGTCATTTTCATTAAGGTATAGGAAGGCAGAAGGGTAGCTGCCGACGACGCCTTTCACAAACGTAAGGTCATCGTTTTCAGGATCTCGATTACTTTCTTCATCAAACAAGCTTGAAATATTACGATGAGAATTGTTATGAATAATGGTGAAGACTTGTTCTTTACCTGAATGAGTCGTGATCATTACTGTTAGTAGCTGAGGAACCCAGCGCAGCCCACTTCCTTTAATGGTGTTAATCTTTTGAAGGGTAGCTTCGTGCTGTGCGGTTAATCCCGTATTTTTTATTTCATAGCGATGCGTGAGCACTGGCGCTAAACGTTTTTTGAGCATTTGATAAAGCTCGGTTTGTGGATGACTCGTTTGATATTTGACGTTGGTCGGTTGTTCAAATGGTTTGACATCACGCTGGATAAAAGCACTTAATTGAGGTGGAGAGTTTTGGTACCAGCTTTCCATTAAGTGGTGGCGATCCTCGATCGGTAGTAAAGATAAGAAGTTTTCTTCCCCTTCCATTCGTAGAAAATCCATAAACATACGAGTAATCAGTTGGTGACCAAAGTTGCCATATACATCAAAGCCATCCACTAATAAGTATTGAATACGTTCGAGTAAAGCATAGTCCATTATCCATGCGGTTTTAGGTGGGGTACCGACTAAACCTTGTACGACAGAAGCACTGTCAAAGTGGCGAAAAACGGTTAAAGCCGCATTTGGATTTTTTCCATCGCCATCCCAAACTAAATCGGTGGTTAAGTGTTCGCCGTCCTTAAACCATTCGTTCATTGCCCGAGTCTTGGCTTCAAGATATTGGGCTTGTTGCTTGGAATAAGACAGCCATTGATACGTCGGAATCAAGTTACTTTCTTTTTCAGAAGGCAAGTGTAGGTTCTCCATTTGGCTGTCATAGAATGTCTTAACTTGAGGCGAACTGGATGATTTAGGATCAACAAAAAAGACCCAAAAACGGTCGTTGATAACATTTAAAGCAAGTTGACCACGGCATACCGGACCTTTGATAAAACTCATGATGGTATTCTGAGCATTATCCAACATGAATTGATAACGAGCTTCTACCGGTAAGGAAACAAATGCTGTCATAGGATTAGCCGATACTTTTGGTTTATAGCTGGGTAAAGCATCCACTTGGTAAGTCGGCTGGATGAAAAGATCTCGAATACGTTTCAACTTTTTGCCATTAAAGGCATAGGGTTGGTGTGTTTTATCCACAATGGTTGCTGGATAAGCGACTAACCGATAATAGACGCGTTCAACTTTTGGATCATCATATGGGCGACGGGTGGCAATTCGCTTCACTGGCAGCCCCGGTGGCGTCGCAGAGCGTACTAAAGCAAAAAATTGGATTGGGCTGTTAGGTGTTGCTTTTTGAAAATCTGAAAAATAAATATGGGATAAAAACAAATGCTCATAAATATATCGACTGGTGAGCTGTTGTTTTAATGAATCATCATTTAAGAATGCTTCCCAGA from Vibrio casei includes the following:
- a CDS encoding NarK family nitrate/nitrite MFS transporter; translated protein: MESTIHKSKNISKVLTHWVPEDPTFWQQEGQHIARKNLWISIPCLLLSFCVWMMFSTVSINLNRVGFTFTTDQLFLLTALPSASGAIMRIPYSFMVPIIGGRRWTAFTTAFLAVPCIWLSIAVQDSNTPYSIFVLISLLCGFAGGNFASSMSNISFFFPKHKQGGALGLNGGLGNLGVSVMQLFAPLTVSMGIFSFFVSGSQQPDGSMLWLANAPLIWVPFIVITTLAAWFGMNDIATAKASISDQLPVLKRPHMWVLSFLYLSTFGSFIGFSAGFAMLTKTQFPTVDIIHIAFLGPLLGAFMRPVGGALSDKLGGIKVTTINFVLMAIFTASIFYFLPGEASANGNFKLFFIGFMLLFATAGLGSGSTFQMIAVVFRQLTVERMLRENGGNEEKAQARAIKDSAAALGFISAIGAIGGFFIPKAFGTSLALTGSPIGAMKVFLGFYIVCVILTWAVYGRYEKK
- the narX gene encoding nitrate/nitrite two-component system sensor histidine kinase NarX, which produces MKRIQLKQVQVKQAKSKQARSKQTLASPLWNPFSLVNQVSLSMLVITVCAIIGMSVSAWVANSIQGNAHAINRIGFMRMQSFELLSLLPLNQQTSEVLSVTDKSSHSQFLEEYIHERGLSDEYKKVHRYWLEEVKPTLLEAHSPDGARQVITQYVDQLDQLVHLIDKETEHRLWVLKSLQTTFIILLLLILFANVVHLRSRIFHPWRQLLTMAFELKNGHLQSRFPVNNKKDELNQLGIMFNSMADKLESMYSNLETLVESKTESLTHKNRLLDFLYRSSGVLILDNSERYCALFSPIVFELRDITGYQNITLEIADYHKSGNCQVISTAQHQRPENCLDLSCEACFFSISEPLPNTNGEVKVWELEDGLRSYGRLKIEFLHDQAPSEDNLQFIDTLSKQITRSLASKYQEHLNSELMLANERATIARELHDSIAQSLSCLKIRLSCLQMQSSHFSDDQKNLVKEMRQEVDTAYTQLRHLLATFRLKLTEPGLLAALENTVEEFNEKLGLMIHLNFEVPANSISSHQAVHIVHIVREALSNIYKHANASMVHIDAKYDVNNQKVSVTVTDNGCGMNTITEPKNHYGLTIMRDRAKLLPGKLNIKSESGVGTRINIEFSPQ
- the narL gene encoding two-component system response regulator NarL, coding for MELQHTNKSTILLIDDHPMLCRGVKHLIEMNGNMQVVAMAHTGTDGIALAKEHDPDLILLDLNMPEMNGLETLRELRNGHLSSRVVVFTVSNYKGDLTNAIKLGADGYLLKDMEPEELIKAIDQACNGQMVLSPEMTPILMEGLRSKKEAPRGIDSLTKREFQTLKLVATGMTNKMIARKLDIAEGTVKVHVKSLLKKLNLHSRVEMAVWVHEENIC
- the yjfF gene encoding galactofuranose ABC transporter, permease protein YjfF, with the translated sequence MIKRHLPLMITIGVFFLGYIICLVEYPAFLTTRVICNILTDNAFLGIIAVGMTFVILSGGIDLSVGAVVAFTGVLLAKMVGDWGVNPVVAIPIVLAMGAMFGAMMGWFIDTLKIPPFIITLAGMFFLRGASFIISEQSIPIVHPMFRELSRASWKIWGGGRLSLIAIIMLAVVAFGIYLAHRTRFGNNVYAIGGNAQSAALMGVPVRQTNIRIYMLSSLLATLAGIVFAIYTSAGYPLAAVGVELDGIAAVVIGGTLLSGGVGTVLGSLFGVLIQGLIQTYITFDGTLSSWWTKIIIGILLFCFIGLQRLLVVLSERRRNVKPADQAKIEAVS
- the ytfT gene encoding galactofuranose ABC transporter, ATP-binding protein YtfT — encoded protein: MRSQTVQDSLKPKPEQPSKFKFKVPKGAPQIAALILVLLINSLVSDGFFSIHIQDGRLFGSVIDILNRCAPVALLTLGMTLVIATGGIDLSVGAVMAISGATMASLAAQEYSIPVVILASLAAGLACDLWNGFLVAVFKIQPIVATLILMVAGRGIAQLITEGQIITFNNDALAWLGSGSFLYFPTPVVITLLCTLFIWMLTKKTALGLFIESVGINIRAAKNAGVNTPVIVISTYMLSGLMAAIAGIIVAADIRGADANNAGLWLEMDAILAVVIGGTALMGGRFHLFLALVGALIIQGVNTGILLSGYQPQWNLIVKALVVLVVLVLQSSTVLNSLKRGKL
- the ytfR gene encoding galactofuranose ABC transporter, ATP-binding protein YtfR produces the protein MSQIKSEQGRSATPLLQTKGISKSFPGVRALDNVDFELQHGEIMALLGENGAGKSTLIKVLTGVYQKDSGEVLLENQAINPTDTSHAQQLGIGTVYQEVNLLPNMSVVDNLFIGHEPKKWGFVDRKAMTEKSKELVKHYGLNIDVTQPLNHFSVAIQQVIAIARAVSLSAKILILDEPTASLDNNEVKMLFRIMNDLKQQGISLIFITHFLEQVYDISDRITVLRNGQFIGTRVTKDLPRIELIKMMLGKDLADNALKRAGKTRLSDTPTIQLKNYGKKGTIHPFDLDVYPGEIVGLAGLLGSGRTETAEVIFGIQPNDSGQCTFKGEKLTIHSARKASRSGLGFCPEDRKTDGIIGAASVRENIILALQAQRGWFKPISQKEQETIATRFIEQLGIKTPNMEQPIEFLSGGNQQKVLLARWLLTKPKFLILDEPTRGIDVGAHAEIIRLIESLCADGLALLVISSELEELVGYADRVIVLRDKKQVSEIPTETLTVPAIMQAIAQGGAA
- the ytfQ gene encoding galactofuranose ABC transporter, galactofuranose-binding protein YtfQ, yielding MLKKLTLTAMVSAALVSPSIFAQDLTVGFSQIGSESGWRAAETSVAKTEAEKRGITLKISDAQQKQENQIKAVRSFIAQGVDAIFIAPVVQTGWGPVLEEAKDYDIPVFLLDRGIDVQDDSLYMTAVMADNVLEGELAGKWLIDTVGDKSCNVVELQGTVGASVAIDRKKGFQDAIASADNLKIIRTQSGEFTRSKGKEVMESFIKAEDNGKNICAVFAHNDDMAIGAIQSIKEAGLKPGSDIYIVSIDGVPDIFKAMMAGDANATVELTPNMAGPAYDALIKYKEDGTVPPKHIKTETTLFEPGSAKEQLALKKDMGY
- a CDS encoding methylglyoxal synthase, whose product is MKKTIRTMPAHKNIALVAHDHYKPELLRWVVENKEKLQKHFLYATGTTGNMLSKETGLAIKSLISGPMGGDQQLGALISEGKIDMMIFFWDPLNAVPHDPDVKALLRIASVWNIPVATNRATAKFLFNSELLEQEVDIEIPDYQAYLNDRL
- a CDS encoding fatty acid cis/trans isomerase produces the protein MKLKHLVALIFISVISGCAVYTGINYDQLFGKQQVQPRTPEYNSKAAQRFVREIKPILDNRCVVCHACYDAPCQLKLSSVEGIDRGANKSLVYEGTRLTASNPTRLFEDAQTTQEWREIGFHPILNERSQIPEANLEAGLVARLLTQKKAHPLPEQTQLEGFDFKINRQQKCPTIENIDQYQTNYPTWGMPYGMPALSNKEHNTLMTWLSDGAVMTAHQPLSKQQTKQVDIWEAFLNDDSLKQQLTSRYIYEHLFLSHIYFSDFQKATPNSPIQFFALVRSATPPGLPVKRIATRRPYDDPKVERVYYRLVAYPATIVDKTHQPYAFNGKKLKRIRDLFIQPTYQVDALPSYKPKVSANPMTAFVSLPVEARYQFMLDNAQNTIMSFIKGPVCRGQLALNVINDRFWVFFVDPKSSSSPQVKTFYDSQMENLHLPSEKESNLIPTYQWLSYSKQQAQYLEAKTRAMNEWFKDGEHLTTDLVWDGDGKNPNAALTVFRHFDSASVVQGLVGTPPKTAWIMDYALLERIQYLLVDGFDVYGNFGHQLITRMFMDFLRMEGEENFLSLLPIEDRHHLMESWYQNSPPQLSAFIQRDVKPFEQPTNVKYQTSHPQTELYQMLKKRLAPVLTHRYEIKNTGLTAQHEATLQKINTIKGSGLRWVPQLLTVMITTHSGKEQVFTIIHNNSHRNISSLFDEESNRDPENDDLTFVKGVVGSYPSAFLYLNENDISDFYQRLSTIKEDNDYVAILNKYGVRRSDKNFWQFSDKLHKWYEKDQPIEAGLLDYNRFENR